One Aphidius gifuensis isolate YNYX2018 linkage group LG5, ASM1490517v1, whole genome shotgun sequence genomic region harbors:
- the LOC122856731 gene encoding uncharacterized protein LOC122856731 isoform X1, whose translation MSFINNVETKHEPSDTSISEIQTEVLLYSMHGPAEKCKAETIYFDDDEDDDYGDDDYDDDEHRRTRKYRFVGDDFKLHLANVKKIEKETNKKLPIQENIQLWAKFKAERGISTLVKRKHGASGKSVPEILSESSLNRTYKPAGKSEAESM comes from the exons ATgtcttttataaataa TGTTGAAACAAAACATGAACCTTCAGATACAAGTATTTCTGAAATACAAACCGAGGTTTTGTTATATTCCATGCATGGACCTGCCGAGAAATGTAAAGCTGAAACCat ctattttgatgatgatgaggatgatgattatggtgatgatgattatgatgatgatgaacataGACGCACCAGGAAATACCGGTTTGTCGGGGATGATTTCAAGTTGCATTTGgctaatgtaaaaaaaattgaaaaagaaacaaacaaaaaactgCCTATCCAAGAAAATATCCAACTATGGGCAAAATTTAAGGCTGAACGTGGAATATCTACTCt TGTTAAAAGAAAACATGGAGCTTCTGGTAAAAGTGTTCCTGAAATACTATCTGAGTCTTCGTTGAATCGCACATATAAACCTGCCGGGAAAAGTGAAGCTGAAAGCATGTAA
- the LOC122856731 gene encoding uncharacterized protein LOC122856731 isoform X2, which translates to MHGPAEKCKAETIYFDDDEDDDYGDDDYDDDEHRRTRKYRFVGDDFKLHLANVKKIEKETNKKLPIQENIQLWAKFKAERGISTLVKRKHGASGKSVPEILSESSLNRTYKPAGKSEAESM; encoded by the exons ATGCATGGACCTGCCGAGAAATGTAAAGCTGAAACCat ctattttgatgatgatgaggatgatgattatggtgatgatgattatgatgatgatgaacataGACGCACCAGGAAATACCGGTTTGTCGGGGATGATTTCAAGTTGCATTTGgctaatgtaaaaaaaattgaaaaagaaacaaacaaaaaactgCCTATCCAAGAAAATATCCAACTATGGGCAAAATTTAAGGCTGAACGTGGAATATCTACTCt TGTTAAAAGAAAACATGGAGCTTCTGGTAAAAGTGTTCCTGAAATACTATCTGAGTCTTCGTTGAATCGCACATATAAACCTGCCGGGAAAAGTGAAGCTGAAAGCATGTAA
- the LOC122856735 gene encoding phosphatidylserine lipase ABHD16A isoform X1 → MSSMKTIWACTLSPRLYKVHEALWKTYEPNNFERWGDYVVNSFSAIWSVGIYTLPLIAALMYRRNNTMTDNMYTMSKYAASAGFIFITSLAVRGCARSTNPMYIKFIKTLTKAHESYTYESKQQLQKYDFEFWAWPVDYKVLSNNLLDGKPRVTINNSKRYCDNYIIAVPCKILSYLLANTIAIKMMYPGSTSIVNMLMKSTMLQGRIDLIDRGGERSKLLTFNNNTIDTIFIDKRHKSKNGHILVITCEGNCGFYEAGIMSTPLAKDYSIVGWNHPGFGGSTGTPFPEQEIDAIDAVIKYSIDKLNFTVDNIILNGWSIGGFTSTWAAMNYQNLHGLILDATFDDVLYLAKNTMPKALDAIVKNLIREYLNLNIAEQLKKYNGRVLLIRRTDDEIMCTPAGSLAHNRANYLLIKLLIHRYPKLFENTDNKSVDVLKKYLSMPTHDSNGKTTKSLAARTQGLFSDGIPLVEDICLSKIMKDIENNNGQVKYPSTLGDNCDSISKQHLVVYLANKYMEDQASQHCVPLAVELFHRGWDPRTNQSTL, encoded by the exons ATGTCTAGCATGAAAACCATCTGGGCATGTACCCTGAGCCCAAGATTATATAAGGTTCATGAAGCACTATgg AAAACTTATGAGCCAAACAACTTTGAAAGATGGGGTGATTACGTGGTGAATTCA ttttcAGCAATTTGGTCAGTAGGAATTTACACACTTCCATTAATTGCAGCATTAATGTATCGTCGTAATAACACCATGACTGATAACATGTACACAATGTCAAAATATGCAGCAAGTGcaggttttatttttataacatcaCTTGCTGTTCGTGGTTGTGCTCGTTCAACAAATCCAATGtacataaaattcataaaaacattaacaaaAGCTCATGAATCATATACATATGAATCAAAACAACAACttcaaaaatatgattttgaaTTTTGGGCATGGCCAGTTGATTATaaagttttatcaaataatttattagatgGTAAACCACgtgttacaataaataattcaaaaagatattgtgataattatataattgctGTACcatgtaaaatattatcttaTTTACTTGCAAATACAATTGCAATTAAAATGATGTATCCAGGTAGTACATCAATTGTTAATATGTTAATGAAAAGTACAATGTTACAAGGTagaattgatttaattgatcgTGGTGGTGAACGTTCAAAgttattaacatttaataataatacaattgatacaatatttattgataaacgtCACAAAAGTAAAAATGGACATATATTAGTTATAACATGTGAGGGTAATTGTGGTTTTTATGAAGCTGGAATAATGTCAACACCACTTGCTAAAGATTACTCAATTGTTGGATGGAATCATCCTGGTTTTGGTGGCAGTACTGGTACACCATTTCCCGAACAAGAAATTGATGCAATTGATgctgttattaaatattcaattgataaattaaattttactgttgataatattatactcAATGGCTGGAGCATTGGTGGTTTTACATCAACATGGGCTGCtatgaattatcaaaatttacatgGTTTAATACTTGATGCAACATTTGATGATGTATTGTATTTGGCTAAAAATACAATGCCAAAAGCACTTGATGCTATTGTTAAAAATCTCATTagagaatatttaaatttaaatattgctgaacagttgaaaaaatataatggtaGAGTATTGTTGATAAGAAGAACAGATGATGAAATTATGTGTACACCTGCTGGTAGTTTGGCTCATAATCGTGctaattatttacttattaaattgttgattCATCGTTATCCAAAGCTATTTGAAAATACAGATAATAAAAGTgttgatgttttaaaaaaatatttatcaatgccAACTCATGATTCAAATGGTAAAACAACTAAAAGTTTGGCTGCTAGAACACAAg GATTATTTAGTGATGGTATTCCACTTGTTGAAgatatttgtttatcaaaaataatgaaagacattgaaaataataatggccAAGTTAAATATCCATCAACACTTGGTGATAATTGTGATTCAATTTCAAAACAACATCTTGTTGTTTATttg gcaAATAAATACATGGAAGATCAAGCATCTCAACATTGTGTTCCTCTTGctgttgaattatttcatCGTGGCTGGGATCCACGTACAAATCAATCAacactttaa
- the LOC122856735 gene encoding phosphatidylserine lipase ABHD16A isoform X2: MSSMKTIWACTLSPRLYKVHEALWKTYEPNNFERWGDYVVNSFSAIWSVGIYTLPLIAALMYRRNNTMTDNMYTMSKYAASAGFIFITSLAVRGCARSTNPMYIKFIKTLTKAHESYTYESKQQLQKYDFEFWAWPVDYKVLSNNLLDGKPRVTINNSKRYCDNYIIAVPCKILSYLLANTIAIKMMYPGSTSIVNMLMKSTMLQGRIDLIDRGGERSKLLTFNNNTIDTIFIDKRHKSKNGHILVITCEGNCGFYEAGIMSTPLAKDYSIVGWNHPGFGGSTGTPFPEQEIDAIDAVIKYSIDKLNFTVDNIILNGWSIGGFTSTWAAMNYQNLHGLILDATFDDVLYLAKNTMPKALDAIVKNLIREYLNLNIAEQLKKYNGRVLLIRRTDDEIMCTPAGSLAHNRANYLLIKLLIHRYPKLFENTDNKSVDVLKKYLSMPTHDSNGKTTKSLAARTQGLFSDGIPLVEDICLSKIMKDIENNNGQVKYPSTLGDNCDSISKQHLVVYLANKYMKDQNSGHNVRLNQNLFKLGWDPRA, encoded by the exons ATGTCTAGCATGAAAACCATCTGGGCATGTACCCTGAGCCCAAGATTATATAAGGTTCATGAAGCACTATgg AAAACTTATGAGCCAAACAACTTTGAAAGATGGGGTGATTACGTGGTGAATTCA ttttcAGCAATTTGGTCAGTAGGAATTTACACACTTCCATTAATTGCAGCATTAATGTATCGTCGTAATAACACCATGACTGATAACATGTACACAATGTCAAAATATGCAGCAAGTGcaggttttatttttataacatcaCTTGCTGTTCGTGGTTGTGCTCGTTCAACAAATCCAATGtacataaaattcataaaaacattaacaaaAGCTCATGAATCATATACATATGAATCAAAACAACAACttcaaaaatatgattttgaaTTTTGGGCATGGCCAGTTGATTATaaagttttatcaaataatttattagatgGTAAACCACgtgttacaataaataattcaaaaagatattgtgataattatataattgctGTACcatgtaaaatattatcttaTTTACTTGCAAATACAATTGCAATTAAAATGATGTATCCAGGTAGTACATCAATTGTTAATATGTTAATGAAAAGTACAATGTTACAAGGTagaattgatttaattgatcgTGGTGGTGAACGTTCAAAgttattaacatttaataataatacaattgatacaatatttattgataaacgtCACAAAAGTAAAAATGGACATATATTAGTTATAACATGTGAGGGTAATTGTGGTTTTTATGAAGCTGGAATAATGTCAACACCACTTGCTAAAGATTACTCAATTGTTGGATGGAATCATCCTGGTTTTGGTGGCAGTACTGGTACACCATTTCCCGAACAAGAAATTGATGCAATTGATgctgttattaaatattcaattgataaattaaattttactgttgataatattatactcAATGGCTGGAGCATTGGTGGTTTTACATCAACATGGGCTGCtatgaattatcaaaatttacatgGTTTAATACTTGATGCAACATTTGATGATGTATTGTATTTGGCTAAAAATACAATGCCAAAAGCACTTGATGCTATTGTTAAAAATCTCATTagagaatatttaaatttaaatattgctgaacagttgaaaaaatataatggtaGAGTATTGTTGATAAGAAGAACAGATGATGAAATTATGTGTACACCTGCTGGTAGTTTGGCTCATAATCGTGctaattatttacttattaaattgttgattCATCGTTATCCAAAGCTATTTGAAAATACAGATAATAAAAGTgttgatgttttaaaaaaatatttatcaatgccAACTCATGATTCAAATGGTAAAACAACTAAAAGTTTGGCTGCTAGAACACAAg GATTATTTAGTGATGGTATTCCACTTGTTGAAgatatttgtttatcaaaaataatgaaagacattgaaaataataatggccAAGTTAAATATCCATCAACACTTGGTGATAATTGTGATTCAATTTCAAAACAACATCTTGTTGTTTATttg gCAAATAAGTATATGAAAGATCAAAATTCAGGTCATAATGTACGTctcaatcaaaatttatttaaacttggtTGGGATCCACGTgcctaa
- the LOC122856734 gene encoding ran GTPase-activating protein 1, protein MFNFQNVSETLSKTTPTDVPTGVSFCGKSLKLNSEEDANLVVDAIKKCSSLSYLNLEGNTLGPDAAKAVSKALETHGKPLTRALWKDMFTGRMKTEIPKALEYLGTGLKISEARLFELDLSDNAFGPIGVQGLAALLSSSPCFTLQELRLNNNGLGISGGKMLADALINCHNNSSKIGKPLALKVFIAGRNRLENEGATALANVFDKLGSLEEVVMPQNGIYHIGVAAIASALSNNPNLKILNLNDNTVGPKGAIALANALKKFKNLEILNLGDCLLKTRGAMTIAGALGIPGSHTSLIEINLTGNEIRSRAAESLVNAVTDKTQLTSLQLDANSFGGEGVDALKEALEKVDKLDVLGSLEDDVTDDEDESDGDNETEDDSNNESDNDDNENENIYSDVSQDVIIQEKEIIHKPINVKEFLKAPIGENLLMIEGDKFYEFLEHATSYSQEPQRYVDELLIIVMKVSSLCGSGYGDVRVEAEGLTDKLYFELFTFAKSNDQLSHVNNNLLVNLGLIKSEDKSSGKIEWNLEGCFKALEKICTKEYFPSLTKDALKLFIEKPIRSGKKFVDPFQDAKKSLKNIIDDSQRT, encoded by the exons atgtttaaCTTCCAAAACGTCAGTGAAACTTTATCAAAGACAACACCAACGGATGTTCCAACTGGCGTCTCTTTTTGTGGtaaatcattgaaattaaattctgAAGAAGATG caaATCTTGTTGTTGATGCCATTAAAAAATGCTCATCATtgtcatatttaaatttggagGGTAATACACTTGGTCCAGATGCAGCAAAGGCAGTATCAAAAGCCCTTGAAACACATGGTAAACCATTAACTCGTGCATTATGGAAAGACATGTTTACTGGACGTATGAAAACTGAAATTCCAAAAGCACTTGAATATCTTGGTACTGGATTAAAAATATCAGAAGCACGTTTATTTGAACTTGATTTAAGTGACAATGCATTTGGTCCAATTGGTGTACAAGGTCTTGCTGCATTATTAAGCTCAAGTCCATGTTTTACATTACAAGAATtacgtttaaataataatggtcTTGGTATATCAGGTGGTAAAATGTTGGCTGATGCACTTATTAATTGtcataataattcatcaaaaattggTAAACCATTGGcattaaaagtatttattgCTGGTAGAAATCGTCTTGAAAATGAAGGTGCAACAGCACTTGCTAATGTATTTGATAAACTTGGTAGTCTTGAAGAAGTTGTTATGCCACAAAATGGTATATATCATATTGGTGTTGCTGCAATTGCATCTGCATTATCAAATAatccaaatttaaaaatattaaatttaaatgataatactgTTGGACCAAAAGGTGCAATTGCACTTGcaaatgcattaaaaaaatttaaaaatcttgaaatattaaatttaggtgattgtttattaaaaacacgTGGTGCAATGACAATTGCTGGTGCACTTGGTATACCTGGTAGTCATACtagtttaattgaaattaatttaactggTAATGAAATAAGATCAAGAGCTGCTGAATCATTAGTTAATGCTGTTACTGATAAGACTCAATTAACAAGTTTACAACTTGATGCAAATTCATTTGGTGGTGAGGGTGTTGATGCCTTGAAAGAGGCACttgaaaaagttgataaaCTTGATGTACTTGGTAGTTTGGAGGATGATGTTACTGATGATGAGGATGAAAGTGATGGAGATAATGAAACTGAAGATGATTCAAATAATGAAtcagataatgatgataatgaaaatgaaaatatatacagtgaTGTATCACAAGATGttattattcaagaaaaagaaataattcataaacCAATTAAtgttaaagaatttttaaaagctcCAATTggtgaaaatttattgatgattgagggtgataaattttatgaatttttagaaCATGCAACAAGTTATTCACAAGAGCCACAGAGAtatgttgatgaattattaattattgtcatgAAAGTATCGTCATTGTGTGGTAGTGGATATGGTGATGTTAGAGTTGAAGCTGAAGGTCTTACTGATAAATTGTACtttgaattatttacatttgcCAAATCAAATGATCAACTATcacatgttaataataatcttttgGTCAATTTGGGACTTATtaag AGTGAAGATAAATCATCAGGAAAAATTGAATGGAACTTGGAGGGATGTTTCAAGGCACTGGAAAAAATATGTACAAAAGAATATTTTCCATCATTGACCAAGGATGCTCTTAAATTGTTCATTGAAAAACCAATTAgaagtggaaaaaaatttgttgatccATTCCAAGATgctaaaaaatcattgaaaaatattattgatgattcacagagaacgtaa